The sequence AAAGCTTGTCTTCCCTGAGTAAGCCGGGACCTAAGCCCAGGCTATAATGCGTAGGCGAATGGAAAACAGATTAATATTTCTGTGCCAGTCATGTATTGTGATGGAGGGACGCAGAAGGGTATGCGCGCGGACGAACGGAAGTGTCCGTAGAAGTATGTAGGGTGACTTAGTAGGTAAATCCATTAAGTTAAATCTGAGGTATGATATACAGTCGTAAGATGAATGCGCAAATCCCACGCTGCCAAGAAAAGCTTCTAACGTTAATATATGACTGCCCGTACTGTAAACCGACACAGGTGGTCAGGATGAGAAATCTAAGGCGGACAGGCTAACTCTCGTTAAGGAACTCTGCAAAATAACCTCGTAACTTCGGGAGAAGAGGAGCCCTTGTGTGTGAGTATACACGCGATACAAAGCGCACGAGGGTCGCAGTGAAGAGGCTCAAGCAACTGTTTAACAAAAACACAGGTCTATGCTAAGCTGTAAGGCGATGTATATGGGCTGACACCTGCCCAGTGCTGGAAGGTTAAGAGGAGGAGTGAGAGCTCCGAATTGAAGCCCCAGTGAACGGCGGCCGTAACTATAACGGTCCTAAGGTAGCGAAATTCCTTGTCGGGTAAGTTCCGACCTGCACGAATGGTGTAATGATTTGAGCGCTGTCTTGACGGGAGGCCTGGTGAAATTGTATTACCGGTGAAGATACCGGTTACCTACAGTAGGACGGAAAGACCCCATGGAGCTTTACTGTAGCTTGGTATTGGGTTTTGGCATTGCATGTATAGGATAGTTGGGAGACTGAGATGATATGGCGCTAGCTGTATCGGAGTCATCGGTGGAATACCAACCATTCAATGCTGAAATTCTAATCTGTGGTTTGTAGCCACGGAGACAGTGCTAGGTGGGCAGTTTGACTGGGGCGGTCGCCTCCGAAAGAGTAACGGAGGCGTTCAAAGGTTCTCTCAGGTTGGATGGAAATCAACCATAGAGTGCAATGGCATAAGAGAGCTTGACTGCAAGACTGACGGGTCGAGCAGATGCGAAAGCAGGACATAGTGATCCGGCGATTCCGAATGGAAGGGTCGTCGCTCAACGGATAAAAGCTACCCTGGGGATAACAGGCTGATCCTACCCGAGAGTCCATATCGACGGTAGGGTTTGGCACCTCGATGTCGGCTCATCGCATCCTGGGGCTGGAGAAGGTCCCAAGGGTTGGGCTGTTCGCCCATTAAAGCGGTACGTGAGCTGGGTTCAGAACGTCGTGAGACAGTTCGGTCCCTATCCACTGTAGGCGTTAGAATATTGAGAAGACCTGTCCTTAGTACGAGAGGACCGGGATGGACAAACCTCTGATGTACCAGTTGTCACGCCAGTGGCACAGCTGGGTAGTCACGTTTGGAATAGATAACCGCTGAAAGCATCTAAGCGGGAAACTAACTTCAAGATAAGTATTCTTTAAGATGCCTTCGAGCCTAGGAGGTTGATAGGTTGGGGGTGTAAGTACAGCAATGTATTTAGCTGACCAATACTAATTATCGAAGTTTTAATCTAATATCTACTATATAGTTTCAAGTGTTTAGACTTGCGCATAAGAATATTATGTGATAAAATACATATGCTTGGTGAGTATAGCTATGGGGGTACACCTAGTTACATTCCGAACCTAGAAGTTAAGCCCATATACGCTGATGGTACTTGGCTGGAAGCGGCCAGGGAGAGTATGGATTTGCCAAGCAATTTTTTAGAGGGAAGCTAGTGCTTCTCTCTCTTTTTTTTGAAAAAATTATTGGAATAATTTTTAAAATTAGAATTTAATTGTATTTTAATTTTTAAATTTAATTTTTTAATATTAAATAAAATTGCTTTATAAGAATAAATATGATATAATTAATTAATAAGTAAGAAAGTACTTAAGGAGTGGACAAAGCCACTCCTTATTTTGTAGAAAAGGAGGAGAAAAATCACTATGGAAGAGAATAATCAAATTGTAGAAAAAATTACAAGAATTGTTAATCCTTTTATAGAAGAAATGAACCTCTCTCTTGTAGATGTAGAGTATGTACAAGATGGAGGTTATTGGTATGTTAGAATTTTTATTGAAAACTTAAATGGAGATCTAAATATAGAGGATTGTAGCAAATTAAGTTCTAAAATAGAGGATAAAGTAGAAGAATTAATAGAACATAAATTCTTCCTTGAAGTTTCTTCACCTGGACTTGAAAGACCATTAAAGAAATTGGAAGACTATACTAGATTTATAGGAGAAAAGATAACTTTACACTTAAAACATAAGTTAGATGATAAAAAACAATTTAAGACAATAATAAAAGAAGTGAATGGGGACAATATAATATTTTTAATGGATAAAAAAGAAGTTGAAATAAAATTTAATGAAATAAGAAAGGCTAATATTTTATTTGAATTTAATGATTTTTAAAATAATAATGGAGGTAGAGTAAGACTATGAAGGCTAAGGATTCTAAAAATTTCTTAGAAGCATTAGATGAGCTTGAAAGAGAAAAAGGAATTAGCAAAGAGAGTGTATTAGAAGCCATAGAGTTAGCACTTTTAGCAGCATATAAAAAGAACTATGGTGAAGATGAAAATGTTGAAGTTATAGTAGATAGAGAAAATGGAGATATAAAGGTTTTTGCAAGTAAAATTATTGTAAATGCTGATGATCTTTTAGATCCAAATAAAGAAATTTCTCTTGAAGATGCAAAAAAAATAAAGAAAAGGGTAAAAGTTGGAGATACTTTAAAATTTGAAGTAAATTGTGAAGATTTTAGAAGAAATGCAGTTCAAAATGGTAAACAAATAGTTATCCAGAAAGTTAGAGAAGCTGAAAGAGAACACATCTTTAATAAATTTAAAGAAAGAGAAGACAGCATAGTAACTGGTATAATTAGAAGAATTGATAATAGAAAGAATATTTTTATTGAAATAGATGGAATAGAATTAATACTTCCACCAGCTGAACAATCAATTTCTGATGTATATAGAGTTGGAGAAAGAATAAAAGTATATATTTTAAGTGTTGAGAAAACAAATAAATTTCCAAAAATATTGATTTCAAGAAAGAATGAAGGACTTTTGAAAAAACTATTTGAAATAGAAATTCCAGAAATAACATCAGGAATAATTGAAATTAAATCAGTTGCAAGAGAAGCAGGTTCAAGAGCGAAGGTTGCAGTGTACTCAGAAGTACCTAACATTGACACTGTTGGAGCTTGTATAGGACAAAGAGGAGCAAGAATTAAAAATATTGTTGATGAATTAAATGGAGAAAGAATAGATATAGTTGAATGGAAACCAGTTATAGAAGAATTTGTTTCAGCAGTTCTTAGTCCAGCAGTTGTATCAAATGTTACAATTTTAGAAGATGGAACAGCAAGAGTATTAGTTGAACCATCTCAATTATCATTAGCAATAGGAAAGAATGGGCAAAATGCAAGACTTGCAGCTAGATTGACAGGAATGAGAGTAGATATTAAAGTTATTGATAGTGAAGCTTTAAAAGAGGAAGAAAATGAGTAGCACTCATATACCAGAAAGAACTTGTATAATTTGTAGAGCTAAAAATGGAAAATCTAAACTATTTAGACTTGCCAAAGTGAAAGAAGCTTTTTATGAATTTGATAAGGAGCAAAAAAAGCAATCAAGGGCAGTATATGTTTGTAAATCACTTAATTGTTTAGGAAAATTAGCTAAACATAATAAGGTGAAGCTGGATAGTCAAGATTTAATGTCTATGTTAAACATAATAAACAAGGCAAATAAAAATTATTTAAATATATTAAATTCAATGAAAAATTCAGGAGAATTAGTTTTTGGAATAAACTTACTTTTTGAAAATATTGAGCATATACATTTTATAGTAATGGCACAGGATATTTCCAAAAAGAATGAAGAGAAAGTACTTAGAAGAATAAATGAGTTAAAGATTCCATATGTTGTAGTAGGGACTATGGAAGAATTGGGAAAAGTATTTAATAAAGAAGAAATAACTGTCATTGGAATAAAAGATAAGAAGATGGCAAGAGGCTTAATAGAAGAATGAACAAAAGATTAAAGGACGGTGAATATATGAAAGTAAGAGTTCATGAGTTGGCTAAGAAATATGAGATTAAAAATAAAGAGTTCTTAGAGATATTGAAAAAAGATATAGGCATAACCGTTACATCTCACCTATCTAATTTAGATGAAGACCAAGTAAATAAAATAGATGATTATTTTGCAAAGATGAATATGCTTAAAGTAGAAACTGTTGAACCAGTGAAAGTTCATAAGGAAAAGAAAGAGGAAAAACCAATTAGAAAAATAATGGATGAAGATGAAAATGATGAGGGTGAAGGATACTCTCAAAAAAATAATAAAAAGGCAAAATTTCAACAAACAAAGAATAAAAAGAATAATAATATAACTTTTGAAGAAGATGGAAATAGTCACAAAAACAAAGGTAAAAAGAAAAAAGGTAGAAGAACAGACTTTATATTAAAGACAGTTGAAGCAACTCCTGATGTTGTTGAAGAAGATGGAATAAAAATTATTAAATTTAGAGGAGAGTTGACACTAGGAGATTTTGCAGAAAAATTGGGTGTAAACAGTGCTGAAATTATTAAAAAATTGTTCTTAAAAGGACAAATGTTAACAATAAACAGCCCTATAACTTTAAGTATGGCTGAAGATTTAGCAGCTGATTATGATGTTTTAATTGAAGAAGAACAAGAAGTTGAATTAGACTTTGGAGAAAAATTTGATTTAGAAATAGAAGATAAAGCAGCTGATTTAAAAGAAAGACCACCTGTTATAACAATAATGGGACATGTTGACCATGGAAAGACTTCACTTCTTGATGCTATAAGAACTACAAATGTTGTAGGAGGAGAAGCTGGAGGAATAACTCAAAAGATAGGTGCTTATCAAGTTGAGAGAGATGGAAAGAGAATAACCTTTATAGATACTCCTGGACATGAGGCTTTTACTGATATGAGAGCCAGAGGAGCACAGGTAACAGATATAGCAATATTGGTTGTTGCAGCAGATGATGGTGTAATGCCTCAAACAGTTGAAGCAATATCTCATGCTAAGGTTGCAAAAGTTCCTATAATTGTCGCTGTAAATAAGATAGATAAACCTGAAGCAAATCCAATGAAAGTTAAACAAGAACTTATGGAACATGGTTTAGTTTCTGCTGAATGGGGTGGAGATGTTGAGTTTGTTGAAGTTTCAGCAAAACAAAAAATAAATCTTGATGGTCTATTAGATACTATACTTATAACAGCAGAAATTCTTGAATTAAAAGGAAATAATAAAAAAAGAGCTAAGGGAGTTGTCTTAGAGTCAAGACTTGACCCTAAAATAGGACCAATAGCAGATATTTTAGTTCAAGAAGGAACATTAAAAATAGGAGATGTTATAGTTGCTGGTGAAGTTCAAGGTAAAGTAAAAGCACTTTTAAATGATAAAGGTGAAAGAGTAAATAATGCAACAGTATCTCAACCAGTAGAAGTAATTGGATTTAATAATGTTCCAGATGCAGGAGATACTATGTATGTTATTCAAAATGAACAACATGCAAAGAGAATAGTTGAAGAAGTTAGAAAAGAAAGAAAAATTCAAGAAACAACTAAGAAAACTATATCTCTTGAAAGTTTATCAGATCAATTTAAACATGAGGATTTAAAAGAATTAAACCTTATTTTAAGAGCAGATTCAAAAGGATCAGTTGATGCTTTAAGAGATTCACTATTAAAATTATCTAATGATGAAGTAGCAGTTAGTATTATTCAAGCAGCATCTGGAGCTATAACAGAAAGTGATGTTAAGCTTGCAGAAGCAGCAGGAGCAATCATCATAGGATACAATGTAAGACCTACAACTAAGGCTTTGAAAGAAGCAGAAGTAAGTAAGGTAGAAATAAGAACTTCTGGAATAATTTACCATATAACAGAAGATATTGAAAAAGCACTTGCGGGAATGTTAGAGCCTGAATATAGAGAAGAATATCTAGGGAGAATAGAAATTAAAAAGGTGTTTAAAGTATCTAAAGTTGGAAATATCGCAGGTTGTATCGTGATAGATGGAAAAGTTAAAAATGATTCAAATATAAGAATACTTAGAGATAATGTTGTTATATATGAAGGAAAACTAGCTTCATTAAAGAGATTTAAAGATGATGCTAAGGAAGTTGTAGCAGGTCAAGAATGTGGACTTGGTGTTGAAAACTTCAATGATATAAAAGATGGAGATGTAGTAGAAGCATTTGAAATGGTAGAAGTAAAAAGAACACTAAAATAAAGTGAGGTGATTTATTTTGAAAAAACAAAGGCTCGAAGGCATTGGAAAAGAAATTATGAGAGTAATATCTAAGGTTCTTCTTGAAGAAGTAAAAAACCCTAAAATCAAAGGTTTAGTTTCAGTTACAGAAGTTGATGTTACAGAAGATTTAAAATTTGCAGATACATATTTTAGTATTTTACCACCTTTAAAGAGTGATGAAAAAAAATATGATCATGAAGAAATTTTGGAAGCCTTAAATGAAATAAAAGGATTTTTAAGAAAAAGAGTTGCAGAAGAAGTAGATATAAGATATACTCCTGAAATAAGAGTTAAATTAGATAATTCTATGGAAAATGCTATAAAAATCACTAAACTTTTAAATGATTTGAAAGTTTAGTGGTGTGTATGGTTAAAGAAAAAAGTACAGACGAATTAGTAAAAGAATTACTTGAAAAAAGAGATCATGAAAGTAAAAATCAAATAGAAAAATTTATAAATCCTGATTATTCAGACTTTAGAAATCCTTTTGATTTTGAAAATATGGAAGCTATTGTTAATAAAATAATTTCTGCCAGAGAAAATAAAGAAAAAATATTTATCTATGGGGATTATGATGTTGACGGAATTAGTGGAACAGCATTTTTGACAAAGTTCTTTAATGAGATTGGAATAAGTGCTGATTGCTATATACCAAGTAGAAAAGAAACAGATTATGGAGTTTCAAAAAAAAGTATAGACTATTTTCATAAAAGACATGGAAAGTTAGTTATAACTGTTGATACAGGTTACAACACAATAGAAGATGTAAGATATGCTAAGGATTTAGGTATTGAAGTTATAGTTACGGACCACCATAAGACTGTAAAGGAAAAGTTTGATGATGAAATACTGTATCTAAACCCTAAACTTAGTAAAAATTACAAATTTCAATATCTTTCAGGTGCAGGTGTGGCCTTTAAACTAGCACAGGGGATATGTATGAGCTTAGATTTAGATATGGAAATTATCTATAAATACTTGGATATAGTTATGATAGGTACAATAGCAGATGTTGTACCTATGATAGATGAAAACCGTTTAATAATAAAAAAAGGTTTAAAAATTATAAAAAATACTAAGATAAAAGGGTTATCTTATTTGCTTAATTATCTAAGACTTAATAAGAAAACTTTGACAACAACAGATGTGAGTTACTATATTTCTCCTTTGATAAATTCTTTAGGGAGAGTAGGAATATCAAGAATGGGAGCAGATTTTTTTCTCAAAGATGATGACTTTGATTTATATAATATAATTGAAGAAATGAAAGAGCAAAATAAACAAAGAAGAGCACTAGAAAAGAATATCTTTGATGATGCTATGAGAAAAATTAAAAATCTAAAAATTCCATTGGATAAACTTTCAGTTATATTCTTGTCTTCACCTAAATGGCACCCTGGAGTGATTGGGGTTGTTTCATCAAGGTTAGCTATAAAATTTAATATCCCTGTTGTTTTAGTTGCAATAGAGGGAGATTATGGAAAAGCTTCTTGTAGAAGTGTCGGAGATATAAGTATATTTAATCTTTTATCAGATGTAAGAAATTTTTTAGAGAGATATGGAGGACATGATTTAGCAGCAGGTTTTGTTATCCATAAAGAAAATATAAATAAAGTTAAGGAATATTTTATAAAAGCTATTCCTAAAATGAAATTAGAACATAATAAGAGTAAAAAAGATTATGAAAAGAATTTTGACTTTGAATTACCACTAGAAGATTTGGGGGATAAGACATTTGAGTTTATGGAAAAAATGGGACCTTTTGGCTCAAATAATCCACATCCTTTGTTCTTTGATAGAAATTTAAAGTTAGATGATATCAAAAAATTTGGAGTAGATTTTAGACATTTTAATGGAATTATATATAAAGATAAGGTAAACTATAATGCTGTTGGTTTCGAGTTGGCAGAAGAGATAAGTCCTGACTATATGAATAAGACATATAATATAGTATACTATCCAGAGAAAATAATTTTAAATGATGAAGAAGTTACACAAATTATTTTAAAAAGTATAAAAGAAAACAAATAATTATTAGGAGGAAAAATGAATTACGAAGTAAAAAAATTAGAAAAATCAGCTGTTGAAGTTAAGTTACATCTAACTGCTGAGGAAGTAAAACCAATAGTTGATAAGGTTCTAGCACATGTAGGGGAACATGCGGAAGTAGCAGGATTTAGAAAAGGACATGCACCTAAGGAAGTACTTATGACTAACTATAAAGACCATATAGAAAGTGATGTTGCAAATGATGCAATAAATGCTAATTTTCCAGAAATAGTAGATAAAGAAAAATTAGAACCAGTTAGTTATGTAAGATTAAAAGAAATCAACTTAAAAGATGATTTAAACTTAACATTTGATATAGATGTTTATCCTCAATTTGAACTAGGAAACTACAAAGGTTTAGAAGCAGAAAAGAAATCATTTGAAATGACTGATGATTTATTAAAAGAAGAATTAGAAATTATGGTAAGAAATCATGCTAAACTTGAAGAAGTTGAAGATGCAGGATATAAAGCACAATTAGATGATACAGTAGATTTAGCATTTGAAGGATTTATGGATGGAGCTCCATTCCCAGGAGGAAAAGCAGAATCTCACTTATTAAAATTAGGAAGCAAAAGTTTTATAGATAATTTTGAAGAACAATTAGTAGGATATACAAAAGGACAAGAAGGAGAAATCACAGTTAAGTTCCCTGCTGAATATCATGCAGCTGAATTAGCAGGAAAACCAGCACAATTCAAGGTTAAAATTAATGCTATTAAAAAATTAAGACAACCTGAATTAAATGATGACTTTGCAAAAGAATTGGGTTATGCTTCTCTTGATGAATTAAAAGCTAAAACTAAAGAAGAAACAACTAAAAGAGAAAATGATAGAATAGAAAATGAATATGTTTCAGCTTTATTAGATAAATTAATGGAAACAACTACTATTGATGTACCAGTTTCTATGGTTCAAGCAGAAATCCAAAATAGATTAAAAGAATTAGAATATCAATTATCTATGCAAGGTTTCAAAATGGATGACTATTTAAAAATGATGGGAGGAAATGTAGAAACATTTGCTGCACAATTGGCACCTGCTGCTGAAAAGAAAGTAAAAATAGATTTAATTTTAGATAGAATAGCAAAAGATAACAACTTTGAAGCTACTGATGAAGAATTAAATCAAAGAATGGAAGAAATAGCAAAAATGTATGGAATGGATGTTCCTGCTTTAGAAGAAGAATTAAAGAAAAATAAAAATTTAGAAAACTTTAAAGCTTCTGTAAAATATGATATAGTTATGAAAAAAGCTATTGATGAAGTAGTAAAAAATGCAAAATAATTAATCTCTTATCCGAAATTTTATTTCGGATAAGTATTAAAGCACTTAAGATACATTAGGGATTTTAAGTGTTTTGGTACTTATGTAATGAGGGAGGGATAAAATGTATAATCCAACAGTAATAGATAATAATGGAAAATCAGAAAGAGCTTATGATATATACTCAAGACTTTTAAAGGACAGAATAATATTTGTAGGAACTGCAATAGATGAAACAGTTGCAAATTCAATAATTGCACAGCTTTTATATTTAGAGGCAGAAGATCCAGAAAAAGATATAATTATGTATATCAATAGTCCAGGTGGAAGTGTAACAGATGGAATGGCTATATATGATACTATGAACTATATAAAGCCAGATGTTCAAACTGTTTGTGTGGGACAAGCAGCAAGTATGGGTGCATTCTTATTGGCAGCAGGAGCAAAAGGAAAGAGATTTGCTTTGGAAAATTCAAGAATAATGATACATCAACCCCTTATATCAGGTGGTCTAAAAGGACAAGCAACAGATATTTCTATACATGCCAATGAACTTTTAAAGATAAAAGACAGACTAGCAGAATTGCTCGCTAAAAATACAGGCAAAACAAAAGAACAAATATTAAGAGATACAGAAAGAGATAATTATTTAAGTTCTGAAGAAGCAGTAAATTATGGTTTAATTGATAGTGTATTTAGAAGATAAGGTGAGAAAAAATGTCAAAGAAAATGGATAGATGTTCTTTCTGTGGTAGAACAGAAAGAGAAGTAACTCAATTATTCCAAGGACCAGGAGATGTTTTTATTTGTGATAGTTGTGTTGAAAGTTGCCATAGTCTATTAAGAGATGATATGTATTCTCTTGCAAGAGAGTATGAAAATTTAAGAGATGGTAAATCTTCAAACAACAAAAATTATAAGGGGAAAATAGAACTTTTAAAACCAGTTGAAATAAAAGCTAAACTAGATGAATATGTAGTTGGGCAAGATGAAGCTAAAAAAGTTTTATCAGTTGCAGTTTACAATCACTATAAGAGAATTTTAAATAATGGGCAAGATGATGATGGAGTAGAGTTACAAAAATCAAATGTTTTACTTGTAGGACCTACTGGCTCAGGAAAAACTTTACTTGCACAAACACTTGCTAAGATTTTAAATGTACCTTTTGCAATAGCAGATGCAACAACACTTACAGAAGCAGGATATGTTGGAGATGATGTTGAAAATGTATTAGTAAGACTTATCCAAGCCTGCAACTATGATATACCAAATGCTGAAAGAGGTATAATCTATATAGATGAATTTGATAAAATAGCAAGAAAATCTGAAAATGTTTCAATAACAAGAGATGTTTCTGGTGAAGGTGTACAGCAAGCCTTACTTAAAATAATAGAAGGTACAAAATCACAAGTTCCACCAGAAGGAGGAAGAAAACATCCTAATCAAGAGTTAATAGAAATTGATACTAAAAATATTCTTTTCATAGTTGGAGGAGCATTTGAGGGACTTGAAAAAATTATAAAAGCTAGAACTAATAAAAAAGTTATAGGTTTTGGAGCAGAAGTTCAAAAACAAGATAATATGGGTACAGAGGGAGAATTTTTTAAGAAAGTTTTACCAGAAGATCTAATGAAACAAGGTATTATACCAGAATTAGTAGGAAGATTACCTGTAATTACTACTCTTGATAATTTAGATGAACAAACTTTAATAAATATTTTAACTAAACCTAAAAATGCAATAGTTAAGCAATATCAAAAATTATGTAAGTTAGAAGGAGTGAAATTAGAATTTACTCAAGAAGCACTTACTGAAATTGCAAAAAGAGCATTAAAAAGAAAGATGGGAGCAAGAGGATTAAGAGCAATCATAGAACATACTATGCTTGATATTATGTTTGAGTTACCATCTAATAATAATATAAAAGAGATAACAATAACTAAGGATACAATAGATAATTACAAAAAAGCAGAAATAGAATACAAATAAGGAGGAAAAATGTTAAAAGCACCATTTCTACCAATAAGAGATTTAGTAATATTCCCAAATGTTGTAACACCAATATATGTTGGTAGAGCTAATAGTATAGCAACATTAGAGAAAGCAATAGCAAATAAAACAAAATTAGTATTAGGTTTACAAAAAGATGCAAGTCAAGAAAATCCTACTTTTGATGGAGATATTTATGAAGTTGGAGTTATAGCAAATATAGTACAAATAATTAGAATGCCTAATAACAATATAAAAGTTTTAGTTGAAGCAGAAGATAGAGTAAAAATTAAAAATATAGAAAAAGAAGAAAATGAATATGTAACTACATATACAGTTATAAAGGAAACTTTAAAAGATAGTAAAGAAACAGAAGCTATTTATAGAAAAGTTTTTACAAGATTTGAAAAATATGTAAGTATGATAGGAAAATTTTCATCAGAACTTATTTTAAATTTAAAGAAAATAGAAGATTATTCAAATGGTTTAGATATAATGGCATCTAATTTAAATATCTCATCTGAAAAGAAACAAGAGATTTTAGAAATAAGTAATGTTAGAGATAGAGGATACAGAATTTTAGATGAAATAGTTGCTGAAATGGAAATAGCATCATTAGAAAAAACTATTGATGATAAAGTTAAAAATAAGATGAATGAAGCACAAAGAGCCTATTATTTAAAAGAAAAAATCTCTGTTATGAAAGAAGA is a genomic window of Fusobacterium nucleatum containing:
- the rimP gene encoding ribosome maturation factor RimP: MEENNQIVEKITRIVNPFIEEMNLSLVDVEYVQDGGYWYVRIFIENLNGDLNIEDCSKLSSKIEDKVEELIEHKFFLEVSSPGLERPLKKLEDYTRFIGEKITLHLKHKLDDKKQFKTIIKEVNGDNIIFLMDKKEVEIKFNEIRKANILFEFNDF
- the nusA gene encoding transcription termination factor NusA; this translates as MKAKDSKNFLEALDELEREKGISKESVLEAIELALLAAYKKNYGEDENVEVIVDRENGDIKVFASKIIVNADDLLDPNKEISLEDAKKIKKRVKVGDTLKFEVNCEDFRRNAVQNGKQIVIQKVREAEREHIFNKFKEREDSIVTGIIRRIDNRKNIFIEIDGIELILPPAEQSISDVYRVGERIKVYILSVEKTNKFPKILISRKNEGLLKKLFEIEIPEITSGIIEIKSVAREAGSRAKVAVYSEVPNIDTVGACIGQRGARIKNIVDELNGERIDIVEWKPVIEEFVSAVLSPAVVSNVTILEDGTARVLVEPSQLSLAIGKNGQNARLAARLTGMRVDIKVIDSEALKEEENE
- a CDS encoding DUF448 domain-containing protein is translated as MSSTHIPERTCIICRAKNGKSKLFRLAKVKEAFYEFDKEQKKQSRAVYVCKSLNCLGKLAKHNKVKLDSQDLMSMLNIINKANKNYLNILNSMKNSGELVFGINLLFENIEHIHFIVMAQDISKKNEEKVLRRINELKIPYVVVGTMEELGKVFNKEEITVIGIKDKKMARGLIEE
- the infB gene encoding translation initiation factor IF-2; protein product: MNKRLKDGEYMKVRVHELAKKYEIKNKEFLEILKKDIGITVTSHLSNLDEDQVNKIDDYFAKMNMLKVETVEPVKVHKEKKEEKPIRKIMDEDENDEGEGYSQKNNKKAKFQQTKNKKNNNITFEEDGNSHKNKGKKKKGRRTDFILKTVEATPDVVEEDGIKIIKFRGELTLGDFAEKLGVNSAEIIKKLFLKGQMLTINSPITLSMAEDLAADYDVLIEEEQEVELDFGEKFDLEIEDKAADLKERPPVITIMGHVDHGKTSLLDAIRTTNVVGGEAGGITQKIGAYQVERDGKRITFIDTPGHEAFTDMRARGAQVTDIAILVVAADDGVMPQTVEAISHAKVAKVPIIVAVNKIDKPEANPMKVKQELMEHGLVSAEWGGDVEFVEVSAKQKINLDGLLDTILITAEILELKGNNKKRAKGVVLESRLDPKIGPIADILVQEGTLKIGDVIVAGEVQGKVKALLNDKGERVNNATVSQPVEVIGFNNVPDAGDTMYVIQNEQHAKRIVEEVRKERKIQETTKKTISLESLSDQFKHEDLKELNLILRADSKGSVDALRDSLLKLSNDEVAVSIIQAASGAITESDVKLAEAAGAIIIGYNVRPTTKALKEAEVSKVEIRTSGIIYHITEDIEKALAGMLEPEYREEYLGRIEIKKVFKVSKVGNIAGCIVIDGKVKNDSNIRILRDNVVIYEGKLASLKRFKDDAKEVVAGQECGLGVENFNDIKDGDVVEAFEMVEVKRTLK
- the rbfA gene encoding 30S ribosome-binding factor RbfA encodes the protein MKKQRLEGIGKEIMRVISKVLLEEVKNPKIKGLVSVTEVDVTEDLKFADTYFSILPPLKSDEKKYDHEEILEALNEIKGFLRKRVAEEVDIRYTPEIRVKLDNSMENAIKITKLLNDLKV
- the recJ gene encoding single-stranded-DNA-specific exonuclease RecJ: MVKEKSTDELVKELLEKRDHESKNQIEKFINPDYSDFRNPFDFENMEAIVNKIISARENKEKIFIYGDYDVDGISGTAFLTKFFNEIGISADCYIPSRKETDYGVSKKSIDYFHKRHGKLVITVDTGYNTIEDVRYAKDLGIEVIVTDHHKTVKEKFDDEILYLNPKLSKNYKFQYLSGAGVAFKLAQGICMSLDLDMEIIYKYLDIVMIGTIADVVPMIDENRLIIKKGLKIIKNTKIKGLSYLLNYLRLNKKTLTTTDVSYYISPLINSLGRVGISRMGADFFLKDDDFDLYNIIEEMKEQNKQRRALEKNIFDDAMRKIKNLKIPLDKLSVIFLSSPKWHPGVIGVVSSRLAIKFNIPVVLVAIEGDYGKASCRSVGDISIFNLLSDVRNFLERYGGHDLAAGFVIHKENINKVKEYFIKAIPKMKLEHNKSKKDYEKNFDFELPLEDLGDKTFEFMEKMGPFGSNNPHPLFFDRNLKLDDIKKFGVDFRHFNGIIYKDKVNYNAVGFELAEEISPDYMNKTYNIVYYPEKIILNDEEVTQIILKSIKENK
- the tig gene encoding trigger factor; its protein translation is MNYEVKKLEKSAVEVKLHLTAEEVKPIVDKVLAHVGEHAEVAGFRKGHAPKEVLMTNYKDHIESDVANDAINANFPEIVDKEKLEPVSYVRLKEINLKDDLNLTFDIDVYPQFELGNYKGLEAEKKSFEMTDDLLKEELEIMVRNHAKLEEVEDAGYKAQLDDTVDLAFEGFMDGAPFPGGKAESHLLKLGSKSFIDNFEEQLVGYTKGQEGEITVKFPAEYHAAELAGKPAQFKVKINAIKKLRQPELNDDFAKELGYASLDELKAKTKEETTKRENDRIENEYVSALLDKLMETTTIDVPVSMVQAEIQNRLKELEYQLSMQGFKMDDYLKMMGGNVETFAAQLAPAAEKKVKIDLILDRIAKDNNFEATDEELNQRMEEIAKMYGMDVPALEEELKKNKNLENFKASVKYDIVMKKAIDEVVKNAK
- the clpP gene encoding ATP-dependent Clp endopeptidase proteolytic subunit ClpP codes for the protein MYNPTVIDNNGKSERAYDIYSRLLKDRIIFVGTAIDETVANSIIAQLLYLEAEDPEKDIIMYINSPGGSVTDGMAIYDTMNYIKPDVQTVCVGQAASMGAFLLAAGAKGKRFALENSRIMIHQPLISGGLKGQATDISIHANELLKIKDRLAELLAKNTGKTKEQILRDTERDNYLSSEEAVNYGLIDSVFRR